A genomic region of Synechococcus sp. NOUM97013 contains the following coding sequences:
- a CDS encoding ferredoxin family protein — MAHTIVTDVCEGVSDCVDACPVACINPGKGKNKKGTDFFWIDFDTCIDCGICLQVCPVDGAILPEERADLQRS, encoded by the coding sequence ATGGCTCACACCATCGTTACGGATGTCTGCGAAGGGGTCTCCGACTGTGTTGATGCCTGCCCGGTGGCATGCATCAACCCTGGTAAAGGCAAAAACAAGAAGGGCACTGATTTTTTCTGGATCGACTTCGACACCTGCATCGACTGCGGCATCTGTCTTCAGGTCTGCCCTGTTGATGGCGCGATCCTGCCTGAAGAACGCGCCGATCTTCAGCGAAGCTGA
- a CDS encoding inositol monophosphatase family protein, which produces MHAPLDCSAVASEAGLSPSRLEELSQVARTAADLGGTVLMQHYGRLDSIQQKARAGDLVTSADLAAEEAVLESLKAATSNIPVLAEESGSSGDTSCLCWCVDPLDGTTNFAHGYPFFATSVGLLWQGQPILGAIAVPFLKELFWCCPGVGAYLHDQRIAVTDCNALEDSLLVTGFAYDRRELEDNNYAEFCRLTHRTHGVRRGGAAAVDLAYVAAGRLDGYWERGLSPWDLTAGAALVVMAGGRVSDYKAASYSVSTGRILATGPALHDHLQAELDTTHPLPEHLYAS; this is translated from the coding sequence ATGCACGCTCCACTCGATTGTTCAGCTGTGGCCAGCGAGGCGGGACTCAGCCCCTCACGGCTGGAAGAGCTCAGCCAGGTGGCGCGCACGGCAGCGGACCTGGGGGGCACGGTGTTGATGCAGCACTACGGACGTCTGGACAGCATCCAACAGAAGGCCCGAGCGGGAGACCTGGTCACCAGCGCGGATCTAGCCGCAGAAGAAGCCGTGCTCGAATCACTGAAGGCAGCCACCTCCAACATTCCCGTTCTGGCCGAGGAATCAGGCTCCAGCGGTGACACTTCCTGTCTCTGCTGGTGTGTGGACCCCTTGGATGGCACCACCAACTTCGCTCACGGCTATCCCTTCTTTGCCACCTCTGTTGGGCTGCTTTGGCAGGGTCAGCCCATCCTCGGTGCCATCGCGGTCCCCTTCCTCAAGGAGCTGTTTTGGTGCTGCCCAGGCGTCGGCGCTTATCTGCATGACCAGCGCATTGCTGTCACCGACTGCAATGCGCTAGAGGACAGCCTTCTGGTGACCGGGTTCGCCTATGACCGTCGAGAACTTGAAGACAACAATTACGCAGAGTTCTGTCGGCTGACCCACCGCACCCACGGCGTACGCAGAGGTGGAGCTGCGGCAGTGGACCTGGCCTACGTGGCTGCCGGGCGTCTCGACGGTTACTGGGAGCGGGGACTATCGCCATGGGACCTGACCGCGGGTGCTGCTCTGGTCGTCATGGCAGGGGGCCGCGTCAGTGACTACAAGGCGGCGTCGTACTCCGTGAGCACAGGCCGCATCCTGGCCACCGGACCGGCGCTGCATGACCACCTTCAGGCGGAGCTCGACACCACCCACCCCTTACCGGAGCATCTCTACGCCAGCTGA
- a CDS encoding ATP phosphoribosyltransferase regulatory subunit — MALQPASGVRDLNPQQVQRNQELRETLAGVFRLWGFEEVTPPRIERMDTLKAGGAIDSRDIVRLVADEPLGLRPELTASIARAACTRLQERHRPLRLWSCGTVFESRVADEGGQCIEEILHCGVELFGGVGVEAELELFSLLMASMGALQLEPRHQPKLLIGHTDLLNLLLKPFEGTLRDRIRSCLSQYDRLGLRELVTDTEELNLLCSWLDQRGTAQDILARLQRDYPDQPVLNRLKRLIDHLIPLAQASGVQLQLDPTFQPHYELYDGIVLQLVCQGSSAPVVIARGGRYDALVQRLGGEGTDATGMGFSYCVDHIRNLPGDTAKAADEVSSALVCFSNQQSLEQALNHQATLHAADRVSLLDHRPCQNRDEAERRLAHSGCQTLEWIGD; from the coding sequence ATGGCCCTGCAACCCGCCTCTGGCGTGAGAGATCTCAATCCTCAGCAGGTGCAGCGCAACCAGGAGCTCAGAGAAACCCTGGCAGGCGTCTTCCGACTCTGGGGTTTTGAAGAGGTCACCCCACCACGGATCGAGCGCATGGACACGCTCAAGGCTGGAGGTGCCATTGACAGCAGAGACATTGTTCGACTGGTGGCTGATGAACCGCTGGGGCTGCGACCGGAATTGACGGCATCCATCGCCAGAGCAGCCTGCACCCGACTGCAGGAACGTCACCGGCCCTTGAGGCTTTGGAGTTGCGGAACAGTCTTTGAGTCAAGAGTGGCCGATGAAGGCGGCCAGTGCATCGAGGAAATTCTCCATTGCGGCGTTGAGCTGTTCGGTGGTGTAGGCGTTGAAGCGGAGCTGGAACTGTTCAGCCTGTTGATGGCTTCGATGGGCGCCTTGCAACTCGAACCCCGACATCAGCCCAAGCTGCTGATCGGTCACACCGATCTATTGAATCTGCTGTTGAAACCCTTTGAGGGCACGCTTCGCGATCGAATCAGAAGTTGCCTCAGCCAGTACGACCGTCTGGGTCTCCGGGAGCTGGTGACAGACACCGAAGAACTGAACCTGTTGTGTTCCTGGCTTGACCAGCGCGGAACAGCACAAGACATCCTGGCGAGGCTGCAGCGTGACTACCCCGATCAACCAGTTCTGAACCGACTGAAGCGACTGATCGATCACTTGATTCCACTGGCTCAGGCCTCAGGTGTGCAGCTCCAACTGGATCCCACCTTCCAACCCCACTACGAGCTCTATGACGGCATCGTGCTTCAACTGGTCTGTCAGGGATCTTCTGCACCGGTGGTGATTGCCCGCGGAGGTCGTTACGACGCTCTGGTGCAACGTCTGGGCGGTGAAGGAACCGACGCGACAGGCATGGGCTTCAGCTACTGCGTCGATCACATCCGCAATCTCCCTGGCGACACAGCAAAGGCAGCCGATGAAGTGTCATCCGCACTGGTCTGCTTCAGCAACCAGCAAAGCCTGGAACAAGCGTTAAACCATCAGGCGACCTTGCATGCGGCTGACAGGGTGTCGCTGCTGGATCACAGGCCATGCCAGAACCGCGATGAAGCCGAACGTCGACTGGCGCATTCGGGATGCCAGACCCTCGAATGGATCGGTGACTAG